A DNA window from Haloactinospora alba contains the following coding sequences:
- the rph gene encoding ribonuclease PH produces the protein MARPDGRAPNELRPVTLTRNWLRHAEGSTLVEFGDTRVLCAATVEDGVPRWRRGTGEGWVTAEYAMLPRSTDTRGPRESVKGKIGGRTHEISRLVGRSLRAVVDFKAMGEYTITLDCDVLQADGGTRTAAITGAYVALSDAVKYLRKKHNLKNNPLTSSVSAISVGMVQGKARLDLNYLEDSVAQTDMNVVVTGEGQFVEVQGTAEGAPFDRTNLDELLDLAVGGCGQLAEYQKKALAG, from the coding sequence ATGGCTCGACCCGACGGACGCGCTCCGAATGAACTGCGACCTGTAACTCTCACCCGGAACTGGCTTCGCCACGCTGAGGGGTCCACCCTGGTGGAATTCGGCGATACCCGCGTACTGTGCGCCGCCACAGTCGAGGACGGTGTCCCACGGTGGCGCCGTGGCACCGGCGAAGGCTGGGTCACCGCCGAGTACGCCATGCTTCCGCGATCGACCGACACGCGCGGTCCTCGGGAGTCGGTGAAAGGCAAGATCGGCGGGCGTACGCACGAGATCTCCCGACTCGTCGGCCGTTCCCTGCGAGCTGTCGTCGACTTCAAGGCGATGGGGGAGTACACCATCACGCTCGACTGCGACGTGCTCCAGGCTGACGGCGGAACCCGGACCGCCGCCATCACGGGTGCTTACGTCGCACTGTCGGACGCCGTGAAATACCTGCGCAAGAAGCACAACCTGAAGAACAATCCGCTCACCAGCTCGGTTTCGGCCATCAGTGTCGGCATGGTGCAGGGGAAAGCGCGGCTCGACCTCAACTACCTGGAGGACTCGGTGGCGCAGACGGACATGAACGTCGTCGTCACCGGAGAGGGGCAGTTCGTCGAGGTCCAGGGAACAGCGGAAGGCGCCCCGTTCGACCGCACCAACCTCGACGAGCTGCTGGATCTCGCTGTCGGTGGTTGCGGCCAGCTCGCCGAGTACCAGAAGAAGGCCCTCGCCGGTTGA
- a CDS encoding Nramp family divalent metal transporter: protein MDLTEQHTARWKLLGPGIVAAATGVGTGDLVATLVAGNQFGYTLMWAVVVGAMVKIALAEAAGRWHLASESTIFHGWSTLGRWTHVYFAPYIIIWGFVYGATAMSASALPLATLFPVLPLEGWAVICSLTGLVFVWLNRYAVFEKVITALVGLMFVTIVGLALYIGPDVVQTVKGLRPLLPRDSAMYTMGLVGGVGGTITMAAYGYWVNAKGWRDATWIRMMRLDNSVAYITTGIFVLATLVVGAELLHASGIVLTEDDKGLVDLAAILEQRFGPVISTVFLVGFFAAAFSSLLGVWHGVSLMFADFMGHIRGKVNRPVAERERSWEFRAYVLWLSIPPMVLLQFERPFALAVIYGVVGAFFMPFLALTLLWLLNSSRVPRQWRNGWLSNTALGVAGTLFLALCLHELWNQLTSV, encoded by the coding sequence GTGGACCTTACCGAACAGCACACCGCACGGTGGAAACTTCTCGGACCAGGAATCGTGGCCGCAGCCACCGGAGTCGGTACCGGGGACCTCGTCGCGACCCTGGTCGCCGGAAACCAGTTCGGCTACACGCTCATGTGGGCCGTTGTCGTCGGAGCCATGGTGAAAATCGCGCTGGCGGAAGCAGCGGGACGCTGGCACCTCGCCAGCGAGAGCACCATCTTCCACGGTTGGAGCACCCTCGGCCGGTGGACCCACGTGTACTTCGCGCCGTACATCATCATCTGGGGCTTCGTGTACGGCGCGACCGCCATGTCGGCCTCAGCTTTGCCACTGGCCACACTGTTCCCCGTTCTTCCCCTCGAGGGGTGGGCGGTCATCTGCTCCCTGACCGGTCTCGTGTTCGTCTGGCTCAACAGGTACGCGGTCTTCGAAAAAGTGATAACCGCCCTCGTGGGACTGATGTTCGTCACCATCGTGGGGCTGGCCCTCTACATCGGCCCCGACGTGGTCCAGACGGTCAAGGGGTTGCGTCCGCTGCTGCCGCGGGACTCCGCCATGTACACCATGGGACTGGTCGGTGGGGTCGGCGGCACGATCACCATGGCCGCCTACGGCTACTGGGTGAACGCCAAGGGGTGGCGCGACGCCACCTGGATCAGGATGATGCGGCTGGACAACAGCGTCGCTTACATCACTACCGGCATCTTCGTCCTGGCGACGCTGGTGGTCGGCGCGGAGCTGCTGCACGCGAGCGGTATCGTCCTCACCGAGGACGACAAGGGCCTGGTGGACCTCGCGGCGATCCTGGAGCAGCGGTTCGGTCCGGTCATCTCGACGGTGTTCCTGGTCGGGTTCTTCGCCGCGGCCTTCTCGTCGCTGCTGGGAGTGTGGCACGGCGTCAGCCTGATGTTCGCCGACTTCATGGGCCATATCCGGGGCAAAGTGAACCGGCCGGTAGCGGAACGCGAACGAAGCTGGGAATTCCGCGCCTACGTGCTCTGGCTGAGCATCCCCCCGATGGTGCTGCTCCAGTTCGAACGGCCGTTCGCGCTGGCAGTCATCTACGGCGTGGTCGGCGCGTTCTTCATGCCGTTCCTGGCTCTGACGCTCCTCTGGCTACTGAACTCCTCACGGGTCCCGCGACAGTGGCGCAACGGCTGGCTGAGCAATACCGCCCTGGGCGTAGCCGGCACACTGTTCCTCGCGCTGTGCCTACACGAGCTCTGGAACCAGCTCACGAGTGTCTAG
- a CDS encoding MoaD/ThiS family protein yields MATEVRIPTILRNLTDGAKAVEGEGATLGELITDLDKRHPGIAERLVEEGKLRRFINVYLNDEDVRFIDGLESAVSDGDTVTILPAVAGGTR; encoded by the coding sequence ATGGCCACCGAGGTCCGCATTCCCACCATCCTGCGCAACCTGACCGACGGCGCCAAGGCTGTCGAGGGGGAGGGCGCGACGCTCGGCGAGCTCATCACCGACCTCGACAAGCGCCATCCCGGGATCGCCGAGCGTTTGGTAGAGGAGGGGAAGCTGCGCCGCTTCATCAACGTGTACCTCAACGACGAGGACGTTCGGTTCATCGACGGGCTGGAGAGCGCCGTCTCCGACGGCGACACCGTGACGATCCTGCCGGCCGTGGCCGGCGGCACCCGCTGA
- the rdgB gene encoding RdgB/HAM1 family non-canonical purine NTP pyrophosphatase — protein MTAPITIVLATRNANKIPEMQAVLTEAGLSAEVTGLGAYPEAPEVAETEPDFGGNALLKARAVARHTGLPAVADDSGLRVDALNGMPGVLSARWSGRFGDESGNKDAANLELVLDQLADTPEERRGAEFVAAAAVSFPDGTEDVVEGVFRGRVTRKPRGTNGFGYDPVFVPDGDTRTMAEMSAEEKNAISHRGIAFRKLAERLRNVL, from the coding sequence ATGACCGCACCCATCACCATCGTCCTGGCGACCCGCAACGCGAACAAGATCCCGGAGATGCAGGCCGTGCTCACCGAGGCCGGTCTCAGCGCCGAGGTGACCGGCCTCGGCGCCTACCCGGAAGCTCCCGAGGTGGCCGAGACGGAACCGGACTTCGGCGGGAACGCCCTCCTGAAGGCCCGGGCTGTCGCTCGCCACACCGGTCTTCCCGCTGTGGCGGACGACTCGGGTCTGCGGGTGGACGCGCTCAACGGTATGCCAGGGGTGCTCTCCGCCCGTTGGTCGGGACGTTTCGGGGACGAAAGCGGGAACAAGGACGCCGCGAACCTCGAACTCGTGTTGGACCAGCTTGCCGACACACCGGAGGAGCGGAGGGGCGCCGAGTTCGTCGCCGCGGCCGCGGTCTCGTTCCCGGACGGTACGGAGGACGTCGTCGAGGGCGTGTTCCGGGGGCGTGTCACGCGCAAGCCCCGGGGCACGAACGGTTTCGGTTACGACCCGGTTTTCGTGCCGGACGGTGACACCCGCACCATGGCGGAGATGAGCGCGGAGGAGAAGAACGCCATCAGTCACCGCGGTATCGCCTTCCGGAAGCTCGCCGAGCGGTTGCGAAACGTACTGTGA
- a CDS encoding MBL fold metallo-hydrolase, giving the protein MRLTIIGSSGSFPGPGNPASCYLVEAGGFRLLLDLGNGALGALQHYTDIYRIDAVYLSHLHTDHCVDLCSYWVARTYPPGGRKPRIPVYGPSGVADRMAEIYGLDPDPGMTETFEFRELAPGPVRIGPISARVDQVNHPVEAFGIRLEHAGSTLTYTGDTGCSEELLHLARDTDLFLCEASFHDHRQHPKDMHLTGSEAGEHARRAGARRLLLTHLVPWNDDACTLTEARSAFAGPVELARPGAVYELGSPGDG; this is encoded by the coding sequence GTGCGACTTACCATCATCGGCTCATCGGGAAGCTTCCCCGGACCCGGTAATCCCGCCTCCTGTTACCTGGTGGAGGCGGGTGGCTTCCGGCTCCTCCTCGACCTGGGGAACGGGGCGCTTGGCGCGCTGCAACACTACACGGACATCTACCGGATCGACGCGGTGTACCTCAGTCACCTGCACACCGACCACTGCGTCGACCTCTGCTCCTACTGGGTGGCGCGCACCTATCCCCCCGGCGGACGCAAGCCCCGTATCCCCGTGTACGGTCCCTCCGGCGTCGCCGACCGGATGGCCGAGATCTACGGTCTGGACCCGGACCCCGGCATGACCGAAACCTTCGAGTTCCGGGAACTCGCCCCCGGCCCGGTACGTATCGGACCCATATCCGCCCGGGTCGACCAGGTCAACCACCCGGTCGAGGCCTTCGGTATCCGGCTGGAGCACGCGGGGTCGACCCTCACCTATACGGGAGACACCGGCTGTTCCGAGGAGCTCCTCCACCTCGCGCGGGACACCGACCTCTTCCTGTGCGAGGCCTCGTTCCACGACCACCGGCAACACCCCAAGGACATGCACCTCACGGGAAGCGAGGCGGGGGAGCACGCGCGCCGGGCCGGAGCGCGCAGGCTCCTGCTCACCCATCTGGTCCCGTGGAACGACGACGCCTGCACCCTCACCGAAGCACGGAGCGCGTTCGCCGGACCCGTCGAGCTGGCCCGCCCGGGAGCGGTGTACGAGCTGGGGAGCCCGGGGGACGGCTGA
- a CDS encoding PLP-dependent cysteine synthase family protein, translated as MRFDSLLDSLGRTPLVGLPNLSPSPEVRLWAKLEDRNPTGSIKDRAAFFMIDRAEKEGRLSPGCTILEPTSGNTGISLAMVAKLRGYRLVCVMPENTSAERRQLLEMWGAEIHFSPAEGGSNEAVRVAKEMAAEHPDWVMLYQYGNEANSRAHYETTGPELLADLPGITHFVAGLGTTGTLMGVGRYLREHQPGVRIVAAEPRYGELVYGLRNIDEGFIPELYDESVLTTRFSIPSEAALQRTRELLTSEGLFAGISTGGALHAALGMARKAVKAGERADIAFVIADGGWKYLSTGAYEGTLEEAEEQLEGQLWA; from the coding sequence ATGCGTTTCGACTCTCTCCTCGACTCGCTGGGACGCACGCCGCTCGTCGGGTTGCCCAACCTGTCGCCCTCTCCGGAGGTCCGGCTGTGGGCGAAACTCGAGGACCGCAACCCGACCGGTTCGATCAAGGACCGCGCCGCGTTCTTCATGATCGACCGGGCGGAGAAGGAGGGCCGGCTCTCTCCCGGCTGCACCATCCTCGAGCCCACCTCCGGTAACACGGGGATCTCTCTGGCGATGGTCGCGAAACTGCGCGGTTACCGGCTGGTCTGCGTCATGCCCGAGAACACCTCGGCCGAGCGCCGGCAGCTGTTGGAGATGTGGGGCGCCGAGATCCACTTCTCCCCTGCCGAGGGCGGATCGAACGAGGCGGTACGCGTCGCCAAGGAGATGGCCGCCGAGCACCCCGACTGGGTCATGCTGTACCAGTACGGCAACGAGGCGAACTCCCGTGCCCACTACGAGACGACCGGGCCGGAGCTGTTGGCGGACCTTCCCGGCATCACGCATTTCGTCGCCGGCCTGGGGACGACCGGCACCCTGATGGGCGTCGGTCGCTACCTGCGCGAGCACCAACCGGGCGTGCGGATCGTGGCGGCCGAGCCGCGTTACGGCGAACTCGTCTACGGACTACGTAACATCGACGAGGGCTTCATACCCGAACTCTACGACGAGTCCGTACTGACAACCCGGTTCTCGATCCCCTCGGAAGCCGCTCTGCAACGTACCCGCGAGCTACTGACGTCGGAAGGCCTGTTCGCCGGTATCTCCACCGGCGGAGCGCTGCACGCGGCGCTCGGAATGGCCCGCAAGGCGGTGAAAGCCGGTGAGCGCGCCGACATAGCGTTCGTCATCGCCGACGGGGGGTGGAAGTACCTCTCCACCGGTGCCTACGAGGGAACGCTCGAGGAAGCCGAGGAGCAACTGGAAGGTCAGCTCTGGGCGTAG
- a CDS encoding thioesterase family protein has protein sequence MTRFDSATAITAAGPGSYTADLDAGYLIGDAMNGGYLMAIMQAAALAESSHPHAVSSAFHFLRPAGEGRLHVEATTLKTGRRVTTLQVAAAQHGAQLVVATISCAEVDAAAVPDYQAPFPSIPTLDQCYRYEPRSGQDSVPAFSERVDQFYTPTTWERLRGRGAERVPELAGYVQPSERDGGATEDPCGFLPLAVDALPPVVAALGSWRWSPTVELTWHMRAVPEPGPLMFLARAEVISDGWFDETVDLWDGKGTLVAQSRQLARSGR, from the coding sequence ATGACGCGTTTCGACTCCGCCACCGCGATCACCGCGGCAGGCCCCGGAAGCTACACCGCCGACCTCGACGCGGGTTACCTCATCGGTGACGCGATGAACGGCGGCTACCTCATGGCGATCATGCAGGCGGCCGCTCTTGCCGAGTCCTCCCACCCGCACGCGGTCTCCTCCGCGTTCCACTTCCTCCGACCCGCGGGTGAGGGCAGGCTCCACGTCGAAGCCACCACCCTCAAAACGGGACGCAGGGTCACAACCCTGCAGGTGGCAGCCGCGCAACACGGTGCTCAACTCGTGGTCGCGACCATTTCCTGCGCCGAGGTCGACGCCGCGGCCGTACCCGACTACCAGGCCCCGTTCCCCTCGATCCCGACGCTCGACCAGTGCTACAGGTACGAGCCGCGGTCGGGGCAGGACTCCGTCCCGGCCTTCTCGGAACGGGTCGACCAGTTCTACACGCCGACCACCTGGGAGCGCCTGCGGGGCCGGGGGGCCGAGCGGGTGCCCGAGCTGGCCGGTTACGTGCAGCCCAGTGAACGCGACGGAGGCGCGACCGAGGACCCGTGCGGGTTCCTCCCCCTCGCCGTGGACGCCCTTCCTCCCGTCGTGGCCGCCCTCGGATCCTGGCGCTGGTCGCCCACCGTGGAGCTGACCTGGCACATGCGGGCCGTCCCCGAACCGGGCCCGCTCATGTTCCTCGCCCGGGCCGAGGTGATCAGCGACGGATGGTTCGACGAGACCGTGGACCTCTGGGACGGGAAAGGCACTCTGGTCGCGCAGAGCCGGCAACTCGCCCGTTCCGGACGCTGA